The following are from one region of the Procambarus clarkii isolate CNS0578487 chromosome 52, FALCON_Pclarkii_2.0, whole genome shotgun sequence genome:
- the LOC138352011 gene encoding probable serine/threonine-protein kinase clkA yields the protein MAADFEFVTVTQLALGYPAKNDSNYSIIDSNNSIIDSNNSINDSNNSINDSNNSINDSNNSNNSINDSNNTINDSNNSINDSNNSINDSNNTINDSNNTINDSNNSINDSNNSINDSNNSINDSNDSNSSINDSNNSINDSHSSINDSNNSIIDSNNSINDSNNSINDSNNSINDSNNSINDSNDSNSSIIDSNNSINDSHSSINDSNNSIIDNNNSINDSNNSINDSNNSIIDSNNSINDSNNSINDSNSSINDSNNSINDSHSSINDSNNSIIDSNNSINDSNNSINDSNNSIIDSNNSIIDK from the exons GCAACAACAGCATCATCGatagcaacaacagcatcaacgATAGCAACAACAGTATCAACGatagcaacaacagcatcaacgatagcaacaacagcaacaacagcatcaacgatagcaacaacaccatcaacgatagcaacaacagcatcaacgATAGCAACAACAGCATTAACGATAGCAACAACACCATCAACGATAGCAACAACACCATCAACGatagcaacaacagcatcaacgATAGCAACAACAGCATTAACGATAGCAACAACAGCATTAACGATAGCAACGAtagcaacagcagcatcaacgatagcaacaacagcatcaacgATAGCCACAGCAGCATCAACGATAGCAACAACAGCATCATTGATAGCAACAACAGCATTAACGatagcaacaacagcatcaacgATAGCAACAACAGCATTAACGATAGCAACAACAGCATTAACGATAGCAACGATAGCAACAGCAGCATCATCGatagcaacaacagcatcaacgATAGCCACAGCAGCATCAACGATAGCAACAACAGCATTATTGATAACAACAACAGCATTAACGatagcaacaacagcatcaacgatagcaacaacagcatcatcgatagcaacaacagcatcaacgatagcaacaacagcattaacgatagcaacagcagcatcaacgatagcaacaacagcatcaacgATAGCCACAGCAGCATCAACGATAGCAACAACAGCATTATTGATAGCAACAACAGCATTAACGatagcaacaacagcatcaacgatagcaacaacagcatcatcgatagcaacaacagcatcatcgata AGTAG